GGAGCAACATCGCCGCCTCGAAGAGGGAGAGAAGCGCAAAGAAGCGGCTGTAGTGGGGATCCCCCGCCATATACCCCACGCTGTAGATGAAAATCATCAGCGAGACCAGGGGGACCATGAACAGCATCACGGCGCCCAGCGGATCCACCAGCACCCCGAACTCCAGGGGGCGGGGCCCAACCGGTAGCCATGGAACCCGAATAGCGATCGGATGCTCCCCCAGATGCTCCGTGCGGATAGCGATCCAGAACACGATCTGGGAGAGCACAAAGGAGATCGCCACCGAGAGAATGGCGAGGGTATGGCTGAGGCGCTTCCAGCGGTTTGTAAACAGCGAGATCAGGCCGAAGGCGATAAAGGGCGGCCATGGGATCAGGGCCACCAGCAACGGCAGGAGCGTTCCATGGATCTCCATCCGTCTCCACCTCGAAGGGTTAGCCTTTCAGGAGATCGATGTTCTCCACATCGACGGTTTCGCGATTGCGATAAATGCTGATGATGAGCGCCAGGCCTGCGGCCGCCTCCGCCGCTGCAACGACCAGCACGAAAAGAGCGAAAACCTGTCCGGTGGTCGCGGTGGGATGGAGATAGCGCCAGAACGCCACCAGGCTCAGATTCACCGCATTCAACATCAGCTCGATCGCCATCAGGATGGCGATCGCGTTGCGTCGGGCCAGCACCCCATAGACGCCAATGCAAAACAGCGCAGCGGCCACCAGCAGATACCAGGAAAGCGGAACCATCTGGAGCCTCCGAATGGACACAGAATCTCATGGTTGATCAGGCCAGGCCTCAACGCCTCTCCCGGGCGATGAAGATCGCCCCGATCAGCGCCGCCAGGATCATCACCGAAGCCAGCTCAAAGGGCAGTGCGAATTGATTCGGGTCCACCAGGGAGCGGCCCAGAGCCTCAATGGTGTCGGCGGGGATCCCCTGGATCGTCTGCGGCCAGGGGAACCCGGCGATGACCGGAGCCAGGAGGACAAAAAAGAGCCCGGCGATCACGGCGGCCGCCAGGCTCTGATTATTCAGGGGGGGACCCGGGTTGCGGACCATCCCCCGCGTGAGCATCACGGCGAAAATGATGAGAATAGAGATCGCCCCAATGTAGATAAGAACCTGAACGCCGGCCAGGAATTCCGCTTCCAGCAGGACAAATAAACCCGCCACCCCAACCAGGGAGAGAATCAGATAGAGAACCGCATGGAAAAGGTGCCGG
The sequence above is drawn from the Thermoflexus sp. genome and encodes:
- the nuoK gene encoding NADH-quinone oxidoreductase subunit NuoK; amino-acid sequence: MVPLSWYLLVAAALFCIGVYGVLARRNAIAILMAIELMLNAVNLSLVAFWRYLHPTATTGQVFALFVLVVAAAEAAAGLALIISIYRNRETVDVENIDLLKG
- a CDS encoding NADH-quinone oxidoreductase subunit J, whose product is MTLIQAVFALFAILTLGAGLLTVLSRHLFHAVLYLILSLVGVAGLFVLLEAEFLAGVQVLIYIGAISILIIFAVMLTRGMVRNPGPPLNNQSLAAAVIAGLFFVLLAPVIAGFPWPQTIQGIPADTIEALGRSLVDPNQFALPFELASVMILAALIGAIFIARERR